Genomic DNA from Gemmatimonadetes bacterium SCN 70-22:
CGTCACCCTCTTCGCGGGGATCACCGGAGACTTCAATCCCGCGCACGTCGACGAGGTGCGGGCCTCGGCGTCGCGCTTCGGCGGGCGCATCGCCCATGGCATGCTGTCGGCGGGCTTCATCTCGGCGTGCATCGCCATGCGGCTCCCGGGCCCCGGCGCGATCTACCTGTCGCAGACGCTCAAGTTCACGCGGCCGGTCAGGATCGGCGACACGGTGACCGCGCGGGTGGAGGTCCTGGAATGGAATGAGGGGAAGCGGCGAGCGCGACTGCTGACCACCTGCCGCAACCAGCGAGGCGAGCTGGTGATCGAGGGCGAGGCGCTGGTGCTGGTGCCTGACGAGGCGGCCGGCGACGGCCGATGAAGGTCCGGCGCGAGCCGGATGGTGTCGGGGACGGAGGGCGAGTGCCCAGCCGGCCGGAAGCAGGACGAGAAATCTCCCGAAGGAGGCATATCCGATGAGAGTGACACGTGAGGTGCGGCGAGTCCTGATCGTTCTGGCCATCGTGGCAGCGATCCCGCTTGCCGCTCAGGGACAGGGTGGGCGCATCGTGGGGACCGTGTCGGATTCGGCGCGGCGTCCGCTCGAGAACGCGAGCGTGAGCGTGGTGGGGACGCGGCATGGTGCCTTCACCGACGCCAACGGCCGCTATGCGATCGCCAACGTCCCGACGGGGCAGTACACCCTGCGGGTGCAGCGCATCGGCAGTCGTGCGCGCGAGGTGGCGGGCGTGTCGGTCACTGCCGGGGGGGCGACCGAGGTCGACGTGACGCTCGAGGCGGCGCCGCTGCAGCTGGGGGGGGTCGTGATCTCGGCGTCGCGCCGGGTCGAGAAGCTCACCGACGCGCCGGCCACCGTCACGCGGCTGGAGGCGGCGCAGATCGCCAACTCCGTCGGCAACTCCTTCGCCCCGGCGCTCAAGGAGGTGAAGGGGATCGACTTCATCCAGGTGGGCGTCACGTCGGTGGCCATCAATGCGCGCGGCTTCAACTCGTCGTTCAACAATCGCATGCTGATGATGGAGGATGGGCGCATCGGTGTCCTCCCCGAGAACGGCCTCCCCGTCGGCGGCTTCACCACGATCCCGAAGGTCGACCTGGCCGGCGTCGAGGTCCTGATCGGTCCGGGGTCGGCGCTATACGGTCCCGACGCCTCGAACGGAGTCCTCACGCTGCAGACCAAGGATCCGAAGCAGTATCAGGGGACCACGGTGGAGGTGGCGGGCGGGTCGCACAGCTTCATGGACCTCCAGGCGCGCCACGCCGGCGTCACCACCAGCGGGACGTTCGGCTACAAGCTGAGCGGCGAGTACCTCTCGGCCAACGACTTCGAGAACCAGCTGCGCTATGCGGGAAACGTGCGTGAGCAGGGGATCGGGGGAAAGGTCGACTGGAAGACCGACGTCCTTCGCGCCGAGGGGGCGCTGGTGTACTATGGCGGCGACAATCGGGTGGAGCTCTCGCTCGGGAACAGCAAGTCGAACGGCGTGGGGCAGACCAACGTGGGGCGCAACCAGCTGGTGGATTGGCAGTACCGGCACGCGCAGCTCAAGTGGACGTCGCCGCGCTGGTATGCCAATACCTATTTCGCGCAGTCCCTGTCCGGCGACTCGTACGCCATCAACCGCTACTCCTCGGCGCGCCTCACGACCCCGCCGACGATCAGCGACGACTCCGTGGCAAAGCTCTCCGATTGGCCGGCCGACGGGCGGCTGATGGCGGCCGAGCTCCAGAACAACTTCACGCTGGCCCCGCTGGCCGACACGCGGGTCGTGTGGGGGGCGCAGGTGAGGAAGGACCGGGTGAGCTCCGACCGCGAGTGGCTCAGCGACCGCGAGACGGGGAAGGACATCGTCGTCAACCAGGTGGGAGCGTACGGACAGACCGAGACGCCGCTTGGCGACGCGTGGCGCCTGATCCTGGCGGCGCGCCTGGACAAGCACGACCTGTACGACCAGCAGTTCTCGCCGAAGGCGGCGCTGACGTACACGCCGTGGAGCGACCAGACGTTCCGGGTCACGTTCAACCGTGCCTTCAAGTCGCCCACGCTCCTCAACACCGACTTCTCGGCCCCGGACTTCGTGAAGCTGGCGGCGGGGCTGGGAGGGTTCGGGGTGTTCGGCAACAAGGACGGCTACACGGTGCGGAACGCCGCCGGGACGACGGTGGCGACGTACCAGCCGCTCGAACCCGAGCGCAACACCACGTACGAGTTCGGCTACAAGGGGATCCTGCGGGACCGGCTGTTCATCGACGCCGCCTACTACCGGTCGGACTACGAGCACTTCATCTCGCCGCTGGTGACGATCAACGCGCACCTGGCGGGGATGTTCGCCTACAACGCCAAGGGCGAGCGCGTGGAGTCGCCGAACGGGGCGCAGTCGGTGCTGACGTACCTCAACCTCGGCAAGGCGAAGCTCGAGGGGGTGGACGCGGGCGTGCGCTGGGTCTTCACCGACAACGTGGCCGCATCGGGGACGCTGAGCCTCACGAAGCTCGACCGCGTGGAGAAGAAGCCGACCGATCCGGCGGCGGTGGTCGAGGCGACCGCGCTCAACACGACGCCGGTCAAGTGGAACGTGGGGATGGACTTCAACTCGCCTGCCCGCAACCTGCTGGGCGGCTTCACCGTGCGCCACGTGACCGGGTACAACTTCCGGTCGGGGATCAACGCCGGTGTCATCCCGACGTTCGAGACGCTCGACCTCACCCTGGGGCGACGCCTCCCCTCGCTGGGGGCGCAGGTCAACGTGTCGCTGCAGAACATCGCCGCGTGCCGCAGCGGCGACTACGAGCTTCGCCTGGGGCAGGTCTCGCCCGGGACCCTGGTGCGCAAGCGCAGCTGCAACATCGGCTTGCGCCACCTCGAGATGATCAACATGCCGTCCATCGGCACGATGCTGTTCGTCGGTGTTCGCTACGACCGGTAGGACGATGGCCAACGCGATGCTCCTGGCGGCCGCGGCCGGGGCGCTCGGCGCCCCGCCGCGGGCACGTGCCTCGGGCAGCGCCGGGATCGGCGCATCGCCCCCGGCGAACGGCCGGGTGATCCGGGGAACCTACAGGAATGCAGCAGGCGAGCGGCCGTACGTGCTCCACGTCCCGGACGGCAGCGCCGCGGCCGGGCGGCGAGGGCTCGTCGTGATGCTCCATGGGTGCACGCAGGACGCCGACGACATCGCCCGGGGCACGCGCCTGCACGAGGCGGCGGCGCGGAAGGGGTGGCTCGTGCTGTACCCGGAGCAGCCGGTGGCGCACAACCCCAAGCGATGCTGGAACTGGTTCGACCCCGCGCATCAGGGGCGCGATGCCGGGGAGCCGTCGATCATCGCCGGGCTCACGTCGCAGGTGGTGGCCGACCACCAGGTCGATCCGCACCGCGTGTACCTGGCGGGGTTGTCGGCAGGAGCCGCGATGGCGGCGCTGGTGGCGGCGGCCTACCCCGAGCGGTACGCCGCGCTGGCGCTGCATTCCGGCCTGGTGTACGGGGGGGCACACGCGGCGATGGCGGCGGTGGGGGTGATGCAGCGCGGCGTGGCGAGCCCCGAACCGTACGCGGAGTCGGCCCACCGGGCGATGGGAGGGCGTTCGCGGGTGATCCCCACGCTCGTCATCCACGGCGAGGCGGATGCCGTCGTGGCGCCGATCAACGGTGCGCAGGCGGCGCGACAGTGGTTCCTGACCAATGCCCTCGCGATGGGGCAGCCGCTCGATACCACGAGCGGGGCGACCGATCGCTCGGAGCGCGAGGAGGGGGGATACCTGGTGCGCCGGTCGACGTATCGGGCGAAGGACGGGACCCCGCTGTCGCAGCTCGTCATGGTGCGCGGGCTGGGGCATGCGTGGTCTGGTGGGGCGCCCGAGGGGAGCTTCACGGATCCGCGCGGCCCCGCCGCCACGGCGATGATCCTCGACTTCTTCGCCTCGTCGGGCAGGCGTTAGGCGCGTCATGGCCAGCTCCCCCCTCCCCGCATTCCCGGCGTACCCCGACCCCATCCGCTGGTGGGGGCGCGTGACCCCGGGGCGCCTCGCGCTGGTGGAGCGGCGGCGCGACCAGCGCCTGACGTACGCGGAGCTGGATGCGCTCGCCGACGCCTGGGGCGACGTGCTGGCCATGCACGGCGTGGGGCGCGGCGATCGCGTGGCGACGCTGGCGGGGACCCGCGTGGCGCAGGTGGCGCTGCTCCATGCGTGCGCGCGCCTGGGCGCGGCGCTCGTGCCGCTCAACTGGCGGCTGGCGGCCCCCGAACTGGCGCGCCTGGTCGGCAATGCCCGTCCCGCCCTGGTGGTGGGCGAGGGACGCTTCCGGGCGCTGGCGGAAGGGGGAGGGGTGGATGCCACGGGGGCCGCCTGGCTCGAGCTCGCCGAGTCGCACGACGCCCCTCCCGTCCGCGGCGCGCCTCGGCGGATTGCGGCTGACGAGCGACTCTCCGCCGACGATCCAGCGCTCATCCTGTACACGTCCGGATCGACCGGCGCCCCCAAGGGGGCCATCCTGCCCCATCGCCAGCTCTTCTACAACGGCGTGGCCACGACCACGGCTTGGGAGCTCGGGGCCGATGACATCGCGCCTGTCGCGACCCCGTTCTTCCACACCGGCGGGTGGAACGTCTTCGCCACCCCGCTGTGGCAGCGCGGGGGGCGCGTGGTGCTCTTCGACCACTTCGACCCATCCACCTTCCTGCAGGAGCTCGCGGAGGAGCGGTGCACCGTCGCCCTCACCGTCCCGACGCAACTCATCATGCTCCTCGAGGACGCGGCGTGGGGAACGCCGATACCGTCCCTTCGCCACTTCATTTCCGGTGGCGCGCCATGCCCGGCGAGCGTGATGGAACGCGTGCGCGCGGCAGGCTACGGGATGAAGGAGGGATATGGGCTCACCGAGTGCGGCCCCAACTGCTTCGCGATGCCGCTGGACGAGGCGGCGCGGCGTGCCGGCAGCGTGGGATGGCCGGTCCCCTTCCTGGAGATGCGCCTCGCACGCGCGGACGGGTCGGTGCCGGCGCCTGACGAGGCGGGCGAGCTCCTGCTGCGCGGCCCGCAGATGTTCGCGGGCTACTTCGACGCCTCCGATCGTACCGCCGACGTGATCGACGCCGACGGGTGGCTCCACACCGGCGACCTCGCGTCGCGGGATGCCGATGGTGCCTATCGCATCTGCGGCCGGCGGAAGGAGATGTTCATCTCGGGAGGCGAGAACGTTTATCCGGGCGAGGTGGAGGCGGTGCTGATCGGGCATCACGCGGTCGCGGAAGTCGTCGTGGTCGGGGTGCGCGATGTCCGGTGGGGCGAGGTGGGGCGCGCCTTCGTGGTGCCGCGCGGCGGAGCGGCCGTGATTGCCGAGGACCTCCTCGCGTGGGCGCGCTCACGCCTGGCGAGCTACAAGGTGCCGAAGGCGGTCACCGTCCTGCCGTCGATCCCGAAGCTCGGCTCGGGAAAGGTGGACCGTGGCGCACTGGCGGCCATCGCCGCCGGGGAGGAGACGCATTGACGGGACGCGAAGTGACCAAGGGCGCCACCGTGCGCGCGACCCTTTCGTACATCGAGGCGCTGCACGGTGCGGAGGTGGCAGCAACGGTGCTGTCGATGCTTCCACGGGAGCAGCGGGACCGCCTTGCCGCGATCGATCCCACGGCCGAGCTGCCGTACGAAGACCTGGTCGCCCTGTGGCGCGCGGCCGACGCGCGGCTGGGCGGGCGCGACCCCGAGTGGATGGAGCGGTCGGGCGCGCACTCGATCGAGTCGACCGGGGTGAGGCTGTACAGCGGCATCCTGCGCAAGCGATCGCCGCACGAGTTCCTCACGCAGAGCGTGTCGCTCTTCCAGCTCTACTACTCGCCCGGTGACATGGAGGTGGTGGAGGAAGAGGGGACACGCGCGGTGTTGCGGCTGACGGGGTTCGACTCGCAGGACCCGTTGTTCTGCCGCCGGCAGACGGGGGGGCTGCGGCAGGCGCTCCTCCTGGCGGGGGGAGAAGCTCCACGGGTCAAGCATGTCCGCTGCGTGCACGCGGGCGATGCCTTCTGCGAGTGGGAGTTGACCTGGCAGGACGGAGGGAAGCACGCCAGCGCGCCGGGCGCGGGCTAGCGACGACGTTGTATGGGTGCGGGGCGGCTGCTCGCCTTCGAATCCTGACGGGGGATGCGGACGTATGGACCGGTCGGAGGTCCGGTCGCCCGTTTCGCCCATCGTCCCGCCTGCCATGTCGACACTCGTCCACGACGTTCGGTTCGCCGCCCGCCTGCTTCTCAAGAAGCCGCTGTTCACCGCGCTGGCGGTCGCCACCCTCGCGCTCGGGATCGGGCTCAACACCGCGGTCTTCTCGGCGGTCGATGCGCTCCTGCTCCGCCCCCTTCCGGGGGTGCGCGACGCCAACGACCTGGCGCAGATCTACCGCACCTGGCCGGGCGGGATGCAATTCGGCTCCAACTCCATCCCGCACTGGCGCGACCTGCGCGAGCGGAGCCGCGACGTCTTCACCGATGCCGCCGCCTGGGCGTTCACGCGCCTCAGCATCTCGGCGGGGGAGCGTCCCGAGCAGGTGATGGGGCAGATGGTCTCGGCCAACTTCTTCTCGGTCCTTGGCGTGGACGCGGTGCGCGGGCGGGTCTTCGCCCCGTCGGAGGACGTGGGCGAGCTGGCGCATCCGGTGGCGGTGCTCAGCTACGCGGCGTGGCAGCGCCGGTTCGGCGCCGCCGAGGACATCGTCGGGCGCACCGTTCGCGTGAACGGCGTGGCGTACACGGTAGTCGGCGTCACCCCGCGGGACTTCCACGGGCCGCTCCCGCTCGTGACCCCGGAGATGTGGGTCCCGCTGGCGCAGCTCAAGCAGGTGAGCCCCGGCAATGCCGATGCGGCCGAGCGGCGCAACGAGAACTTCCTGAACGTCGTGGCGCGGTTGAAGCCGGGCGTCACCATGGGACAGGCGCGGGCGCAGATGGCGACGCTCGCCACCCAGCTCAAGGAGGACTACCCCGATGCGTATGCGCAGACGGGCATCCACCTCGTGCCGCAGGCGGAGGCCGGGATTCACCCGATGTTCCGCTCGGCGCAATTGGGGCTGACGGGGGTGGTGCTGGCGGTGGTGGTGATGCTCCTGCTGGTGGCATGCGTGAACGTCGCCAACCTCTTCCTGTCGCGCGCCCAGGAGCGGTGGCGCGAGATGGCGGTGCGGTTGAGCATCGGGGCGCGCCGCGGGATCCTGGTGCGGCAGCTGCTCACCGAGAGCGTCATCTTCTCGATCGTGGCCGGCGCCGTCGGGTTGCTGGTGGCCTGGTGGGCGATCGCCCTCGCCAACCGGGTCTCGATCCCGCTGGACCTCGACTTCACCCCGGACCTGCGGCTGAGCCTCCCCGTCCTGCTCTTCTCGTTAGGTATCTCCCTGGTGACGGGTGTGTTGTTCGGGCTGGCGCCGGCGTTGCAGGCCACGCGGCCGGCGCTCATCCCGGCGCTCAAGGGCGAGGCGCCCGCGGGAGGGTCGCGATCGCGGCTGAGCCGGACGCTCGTGGTGGCCCAGATGGCGCTCTCGCTCGTCCTTCTCACCTGCGCGGGGCTCTTCCTGCGCAACCTCTCGGCCGCCACGCGCGCCGACAAGGGATTCGTGAGCGACGGTGTCCTGATGGCGACCGTCGACCCGGAGCTGCAGGGGTACGGCCGCGGGCGTGGCGAGGAGTTCTACGAGCGGCTCGTCGCGCGGCTCCGCGCGCTCCCCGGCGTGCAGGGGGTGGGGATGACCAACTCCCCGCCGCTCGGCCTCTACAACTCGGATCGCGGCGTGCGCGTGCCGGGCTACACGCCGGCCGAGAACGAGGGGATGAACATCGACTATTCCGTCGTGTCGCCCGGGTACTTCGAGACGCTGGGGATCCCGCTCGTCGCGGGACGTGGCTTCGAGGGGCGCGACGACAGCACGGCAACGCAGGCCATCGTCGTCAACGAGCAGTTCGTGAAGCGGTTCTGGCCCGACGGGAACGCGATCGGGCGCATCGTCCGCACGGGGGGGCGCGACCGCACCGTGATCGGGGTCGTCCCCACCGGGAAGTACCGCCGGCTCGGGGAGGCGCCCACGGCGTACATGTACTTCCCGCAGGCGCAGGAGTGGCGGGGGCAGATGACGATCGTCGTGCGCACGGCCGGGGAGCCCACCGCCATCGTCCCCGCCCTGCGGGCGGAGGTGGCCGCGCTCGACGCCGACCTCCCGGTCTCGGAGGTGCAGGCGATGTCCGAGTTCCTCGGCCTCGCCCTGCTTCCCGCGCGGCTGGCCGGGACGACGCTCGGCGTCTTCGGGGTGCTCGGATTGCTCCTGGCGGCCGTGGGGATGTATGGCGTCATGTCCTACGCCGTCTCGCAGCGCACGCGCGAAATCGGGATCCGCATGGCGATCGGCGCGGCGCGCGGCGAGGTCGTGGCGATGGTGATGCGCCAGGGGCTCACGATGGTGGCGATCGGCGGGGCGATCGGCCTGGTGATGGCCCTCGGCGCGGCGCGCCTGATCCGGGGCGTGCTGTACGGGGCGGGAGCGGCGTTCGACCCGCTCACCTACGTCGTCGTGCCGTTGGTGCTGGCGGTGGTGGCCGCGCTGGCCACGTGGGTCCCGGCGCGCCGGGCCGCGAGCATCGATCCGGTGCTGGCGATCCGGGCGGAGTAGGGAGGGGCGGACGGGAGGCGGGAACGGCGGCGCCCCTGGCGCCGCCGCCCCGGCATGACGAGGCGTGCGTCAGCGTCCCGTCGGGTGGACGCTCGTCGGGCGGCCGAAGATGCGGTCCATCGTCGTCGCCATGGTCGGGCTCCACTGGCTGGACGCGACGAGTAGGGCGAAGTCCCGCGCAGGGGCGACGCCGGCGAGCGCATCGTACGCCCGTCAGCCGCGGCGCCGTCCCGGTCCCGCCCCGCGAGGCGCCCCGCCCCTGGGGGATGGTGCGGCATCGGGGCGCCGGCGATCGTCCTGGCGCTTGCGCGACTCCTCCGGCCGCTTGCGCGGTTCGTCCCTGCCCTGCCGCTGCTCCTCCTGTCGCCGGCGCTGCGCGGCATCGCGCTGCGCCTTGGCGTCGCGGCGCGCCTGTTCCTCGGCCGTCGCCCGTTCGCGGCGCTCGGCCTTCGCCTTGGCGTTGGCGCGCTCACGGGCCTTCTGCTCGCGCCACTTGGCCACGCGCTCGGCCTGGGACACCTCCAGCTTCTCGGCGATCCTGGCGGTGTAGTCGAAGTCGGGGAGCGTCACGCGTTGCAGCCGGCGGCCGAGCTTGCGCTCGATGTCCGCCAGGTCGCGCTCCTCCTCGGACGAGACGAACGTGAAGGCATCGCCGGTGGCCTGGGCCCGCCCGGTGCGCCCCACGCGGTGGATGTAGTCCTCCGGCGCCATCGGGACGTCGAAGTTGACCACATGCCCCAGCTCCTCCACGTCGATGCCGCGGGCAGCGATGTCGGTCGCCACCAGGACGCGGTACTTCCCGCTCTTGAAGCCGGCGAGCGCCTCGGTGCGCTGCGGCTGCGAACGGTTGCCGTGGATGCGCTCGGCGGGAATGTCGTGCCTGGCCAGGAACTTCTGCAGGCGGTCGGCCCGGTGCTTGGTGCGGGTGAACACCAGCACCTCCTGCATCTCCCCGCGCACCAGCAGCTGCAACAACAGCGCCGACTTGAGCTCCTGCGCCACCGGGTACACGGCCTGCGTGATCCCCACGGCGGGGGCCGCCTTGCGCTCGAGGTTGATGCTCGCCGGCGACTTCAGCATCTCGTGCGCCAGCTTGCCGATGGGTTCGGGCATGGTGGCGCTGAAGAACAGCGTCTGCCGCTTGGTCGGCAGCTGCTTGAGGACGCGGCGGATGTCGGGGAGGAACCCCATGTCGAGCATGCGGTCGGCCTCGTCGAGCACGAGGTACTCGATGTGGCCGAGGTTGGCGTAGGCGTGCTTGAGATGGTCCAGGAGGCGCCCCGGCGTGGCGACGATCACGTCGACGCCGCTGCGCAGCGCATGTTCCTGGGGCCCCATCCCCACGCCGCCGAAGATCGCGGCGGCGGTGAGGGGCGTATGCACGGCCAGGTCGTTGAGGTCCTCGTGGATCTGCGCCGCCAACTCTCGCGTCGGGGTGAGGACGAGGGCCCGCGTCGTCCCGCGCGGGCGCGCGATCAGCGCGTGGAGGATCGGGAGGAGGAAGGCGGCCGTCTTCCCGCTCCCCGTCGCGGCGCAGGCCAGCAGGTCGCGGCCGGCGAGGGCGTGCGGGATGGCGTCGGACTGGATGGGGGTGGGGCGGGTGAAGCCGAGTTCCTTGAGCCCCCGGAGGAGGCTCGGGTGCAGGTCGAGCGAGGAGAAGTTCACGCGATAGTCATGACGGGAGATGCGCTGGCCGGGGCGATCGGGGATCGCGGGCGCGCAGGGTGGTGCGAATGGATGCCAAGGAAGCTCGCCTGTCGCGGCGCGCGGTGCCACTGGGCGAGGGGCGCGGTCGATTAGACTTCCCGCGGTGAGTCGCCGATCCGCCCCCGCCCGCCATGCGGCCTTCGCCGTCAGCGCACCTGGCCTGGCCCCACTCGCCGCGCGCGAGCTGGTCGGGCTCGGCTTCACCGTGGGGGGGGTGGAGTCGGCGGGCGTCGCCTTCGAGACCGATGCGCGCGGGCTCTGCCTGGCCAACGTGCACCTGCGTACGGCCAGCCGCGTCCTCGTGAGGGTCGACGAGTTCCGCGCCGCCACGTTCCACGAACTCGAGAAGCGGACGGCGCGCATCGACTGGGCGAGCTGGATCGCGCCGGGGCGAGGCGTGTCGCTGCGCGTCACCTGCCGCAAGTCGCGGTTGTATCACTCCGGGGCCGTGGCGGAGCGGGTGGCGGGGGTGCTGGCGCCGCTGGCCGGGCGGGTGGTGCACGGGACGGGGGGCGCCGAGGGCGAGGATGCCGACGAGGGGGGCGAGGCCCAGCTGGTGGTGGTTCGCCTGCTGAACGATCGCTGCACGATCTCGCTCGACAGCTCGGGGGCGTTGCTGCACCAGCGCGGCTACCGATTGGCGACCGGGCGGGCTCCGCTGCGGGAGACGTTAGGCGCGGCACTCCTCCTGGCGTCGGGATGGGCACCGGGCACCCCGCTGGTCGACCCCTTCTGCGGCGCGGGGACACTCGCGATCGAGGGGGCGATGCTGGCACGCCGGATCGCTCCCGGGGTGGGGCGCCCGTTCGCCCTGGAGCGGTGGCCGGGTGTGGACCCGGCCACGGTGTCGCGGATTCGCGAGGAGGCGCGCTCGCGCGAGCTCGCGGACGCCGGCGCCCCCCTCCTGGCCAGCGACCGCGATGCCGGGGCGGTGGAGGCCGCGCGTTCCAACGCCGAGCGCGCCGGCGTCCTGGGAGACATTTCCTTCGCGGTGCGCGCCGTGTCGCACCTGGCCCCCCCGGGCGGGAGTGCGGCTCCCG
This window encodes:
- a CDS encoding enoyl-CoA hydratase, with the translated sequence MTMPMATLQVGQTAEFSKTVTESDVTLFAGITGDFNPAHVDEVRASASRFGGRIAHGMLSAGFISACIAMRLPGPGAIYLSQTLKFTRPVRIGDTVTARVEVLEWNEGKRRARLLTTCRNQRGELVIEGEALVLVPDEAAGDGR
- a CDS encoding RNA helicase is translated as MNFSSLDLHPSLLRGLKELGFTRPTPIQSDAIPHALAGRDLLACAATGSGKTAAFLLPILHALIARPRGTTRALVLTPTRELAAQIHEDLNDLAVHTPLTAAAIFGGVGMGPQEHALRSGVDVIVATPGRLLDHLKHAYANLGHIEYLVLDEADRMLDMGFLPDIRRVLKQLPTKRQTLFFSATMPEPIGKLAHEMLKSPASINLERKAAPAVGITQAVYPVAQELKSALLLQLLVRGEMQEVLVFTRTKHRADRLQKFLARHDIPAERIHGNRSQPQRTEALAGFKSGKYRVLVATDIAARGIDVEELGHVVNFDVPMAPEDYIHRVGRTGRAQATGDAFTFVSSEEERDLADIERKLGRRLQRVTLPDFDYTARIAEKLEVSQAERVAKWREQKARERANAKAKAERRERATAEEQARRDAKAQRDAAQRRRQEEQRQGRDEPRKRPEESRKRQDDRRRPDAAPSPRGGAPRGAGPGRRRG